The sequence TCGGCTCAAATATTCGTCTGAAGTTCCTACCACAATAATATTGTGCGAGTCGTGCGCCACCGACGAGGCAATCGCACCTTCTTTTATCCCAAAACCATGAATAAACCCAACGGCAATAGGCGCATTGTTATAGCGATTGACAACCGCCACTTTGAGTATGTCGCGCGTAGTGTCAGCCTGCAAAAAACCGTTTTGGCTTTGCATTTCTCGTTCCAAATGATTTGTAATCAATTGCCCATCAAGCACTTGTATTACATTCACTTTCACGGTTTCCGCAGCAGCTTTGATTGCAAACTCCGAAGACTGTTTCGGGGACGTGTTGAAATGATTAAGGTGTTCGGCGCGGCTGCTGGCAATAAACGACTGGCCATTTTCGGCTACTTTTTGGCCATCAATGTAAGTGGCCAACACCCCAAAAGTTTCCAGCGAATCCACCACGATAAAGTCGGCAGCATCGCCTTCGCGCAGCAACCCGACAGGCAAATTATAATGCTCAACAGGATTCAGGCAGGCCGCACGCAAGACTTTAAAAAGTTCTACTTTTTTATTCAAAGCCCTTACAACCAATTGGTTAATATGCCCTTCGATGAGGTTGTCGGGGTGTTTGTCATCAGAACAAAACATCATATTTTCGCTGTGCTCGTGTAGCAGCGGCGCGAGTGCCTCAAAATTTTTGGCGGCACTTCCTTCCCGAATCAAAATTTTCATGCCGTAGCTCAACTTTTCGGCGGCTTCGTCGTAAGTAAAACACTCGTGGTCGGTGCTAATGCCCGCCGCAATGTATTGGCGTGCCTGCTCGCCGCGCAACCCAGGTGCGTGTCCGTCGATGGGGTAGCCGTAGCGTTTGGCCAACTCGATTTTCTCGTGTACGATGGCATCGCCATACAAAACCCCAGGGAAATTCATCATTTCGGCCAAGTAATACACGCTTTTTTGTTGGAATAAAATTTCAATGTCTGCGGCGGTAAGTGTTGCGCCAGCCGTCTCGAAGGAAGTGGCAGGAACGCAAGAAGGCGCACCAAAACAAAACTTAAACGGCACCGTTTTGCCGTTTTCTATCATAAACTCAACGCCTTTCAGCCCCAACACGTTGGCAATTTCGTGCGGGTCGGAAACGGTGGCAACAGAGCCATGCAAAACCGCCAATTGCGCGAAGTTGGCAGGCGTAAGCATCGAACTTTCGATGTGTACGTGCGAGTCCACGAAGCCACAACAAATATAATTATTGTATTGATTATCAGTTTTTTCTATCTTAGAAATACGTCCGTCCGTAACGCTCACGCGGGCAGGATAGATGCTTTGTGTATGTAGGTCTATGAGGTTGCCCTCAACGAAGAAAGATGCCATTATTTTTGTTTGAAAAAGTGAAATTTTGGAAAATTACTGTGTGCAAAACCCAACGGCTTACCAGTCAGGTTTGTCTTTGTTACGGCGGTTGCTCGATTCTGTTTTATGCTTGCGTTGTTGCAGATACTGCACTTCACTACTGCGCATACTTTCCAAAATCATGTTGGCTTTTTCTGCCGAAATTTTCATTTTTTTGAGTTGTTCGGGGTCGGCGGCCACATCGTTGCCGTCGCCATTTTGCGGATTGCCGTCTGCTAACTTTTGGGCATTGGCTTTGGGCTGTGCAGTAGCATCTTTGCTGGCCTTGCCATCTTTCGGGCTGCCTGTCGCACCTTTGGCATCGGCCTTATCGGTTTTATTTTGGCCTTGTTTGTCTTTGCCGCCCTTGCCGTCTTTATTTTGGGCTTGGTCTTGTGGCTGATTTTTGCCGTTTTGTTTGTCTGTTTGCTGCTGCTGATTCTGACCTTTTCCGTCTTGCTGCTGGCCTTGCGACTTCTCTTTTCCTTGTTGGGCTTTATTATCTTGTTGGTTTTGCTGCTGGTTCTGGCCGTTGTCTTGTTGGTTTTGGCCTTTACCTTTATTGTCTTTCTGCTTGTCTTCTTGTTTTTGGTCTTTATCTTTATTTTGTGGCTGCTGCTGTGCGTTTTGATTTTGCAATTTCTTGATTTTGATGTAGTTATGCCTTGCAAAGTTATTAGTCGGGTCGGCTTTGAGTGCGGCTTTGAGATAAGTTGCTGCCGTTTCGATGTCTTGCCGTTGGGCAGCCATGAGGCCTAATTGTTGATTGGCTACCGAGCGAATGGCCAAATCAGACGCACCTAACAAGTGATGATAATAGTCTGAGGCGTGCGCCGTGTCGGAAGACTGATAGTAACAATGAGCCAAATTGAGTACGGCGCGTTCGCCGCCGCTATGAAGCGTGTCCACCAAAATGCTATAATGCTTGGTTGCTGCCGCAAAATCGCCATGTTTATAAGAGTATTCCGCTTTTTTGATAAGTTCGTTGGCCTGCGCGATGTGCGAAATACCGCCACCACCAAACCACGACATGAATATGATAGAATATAAATACAATAACATTTGATACGAATTTACTACAATAAAATCCTTTTACTTATTGTTTAAAAGAAAACAAAGGTAATTCTATACAGGCAATTATAGAAAATATTTTTAGTAACTACCGAGTCTATTTTTTTCTGTTGAGATTTGGAGTCTTTGCGCAAGTTTTTGGCTAAATTGTTTACAAAGCTATTTTAACATTCGCAAAATGATATTATGGCAAACGCCCTTTCGTACTACTGGTTGATTTCTTATTAAAATATTACACAACCTCGCAAGCAAATTATCAAAAATTATGCTTTATTTGGAGATTGGTAGGCAAAAAATAAATATAGATGGCTTGTAATCAGGCGTATAGATGCCTGAAAGGTACATACTTATAAGGCTTGGTGGTTGTGATATATTATTGAATAATTCTAATGCCACGGTTCATGTAGAAAGTCAAATATTTATAAATAGTCAATTGCCTTTTTAATTGAATAGAAAAATAAAAAATGCAAATAGCCATTGTGTTTGGGGCGAAAATTGTAATTTTGTTAAAAATGCTTACAGTCAGCACTTTGAGGGGTAATGTAAGTTTCTCCATAGAAAAAAGTAAATGATTGTATAAAAAAGTGGTTACATTCTTAAAATTTGTTGTATAAAGGAGGGTAAACCCCTCAGAAATAAATGGAAGACGGGGAAATACTGCAACGAATAAAACGCGGAGATGAGTCAGCTTTAGACTACTTGTATCGGAAACATTACAAGATGATGGCTAAAATGATTCTTCGCAATTCTGGGACAGAAGATGAAGCGAAAGACATTTTTCAAGATGCCTTAATTGTGTTTTGGGAAAAAGTAATTTCGGATAAGCTGGTGCTTACCTCAAAAATAAGCACGTTTCTGTACAGCATCTGCCAAAATTTGTGGCGAAAAGAATTAGATAGAAAGTCTAAGTTGTCGGCCGAACAGACCGACAATATAGATGACACAGACCCTGACCTGCAAGAACGAATAGCTATTGTAAATCAATGTATTGCAATGCTGGGCGATACCTGCAAGCGATTGCTGACACATTACTATTTCGACAAGTTGTCTATGAGCGATATTGCCGAAAAAATGGGCTTTGCCAATGCCGATACGGCCAAAACCAAAAAGTATAAGTGCAAGCAAGAACTCGACAAGAAAATCAAATCGCTTTATAAAGCCAGCGATTTCTTAGACTAAAAAACTTAAACGGATATTATGCAAAATTCCGAAATGCTAAATGAGAAAATAGAAGCCTACCTAAACGACGCGCTCTCTACGACCGAACGAAAGGCTTTTGAACAAAACATGACTACCGACTCGTCTTTGCGCGAGGAAGTGTCGTTGCAACAAGACATTATTGAGGGACTAAAACGCGAACGCCGCGCCATGCTCAAAGCTCGCCTGAGCAATGTGGAACTTCCGCCATTGGAAGCCGCCGACATTGCCGCTACTGGTGCGCTTGCGTATTGGGCTAAATGGCTGGGCGGTGCTGCTCTTTTGGGCGGTGCGATTTTTGCTGCTTACTATTGGTCTAACAACGAGCCTGAAACTTCGGGCGTGGCTAACCAACAACCAGCCACTACCATTGTTGTAGAAAAACCTACGGCAGCCGTTGCGCCTGTTATTTCGCAAGAAACAGCCGTAACAGATGCCGACCAAGTACAGCACAGCAATCCACAAACACCTGTTGCTCAGAGTGTAAACAAACAAGCAATCCCTTCAAAAAATGCTGATAAAGCTAAAACGACAACAAGTTTGAGCGCGAAAGCTGGGCAAGTTGCTGCACCTGTCATAGACGGCAACGACTCAGACAATGGCTTTGAGAAAACAGATAACGGAGCAAATACGCCAACTGGAAATATTGCCAATGAAAGCGTGAAGGCTTCGCCTCGCCCAGAAGTGATTGTAGAAAAGTCTAAAGATTTGAGCTATCAATACTTTAATAATAAGCTTTATTTGTACGGCGATTTTAACAGTACACCTTATGAACTTTTGGAGCTTAATTCTCCTAGTGGCCGTAAAATGTATATTTACTTCGGAAATAGCTTCTACGCGTTAGAAGAAAGCCAAAACACTACGCCACTGCACGCAGTGAAAGACGCAGATTTAATTAATAATCTGAATGTTTTGCGGAAAAAACGTGCTGAATAATAATTGATTAGCATTTTCTATAAATAAAAACGGGTTTGCTCTCCAAACATAAAGGAAGCAAGCCCGTTTTACTTTTTGGGTGAAATCAAAACATTAGCCTAATACTTCGATTCTGAAAATATAGCCCGTGTAAGGCTCGGCTACCAACGGAATCCCTGCCGTTTTTTCGCTGGGGTCTATGGTATGCCAAATTTTTACTTCCACTTCGGGGTGATTGTCGAGCAGAGCCGTTAGCCGCACGCGCGAACTGGCACTAATACCCATTTGTTGCCAAATCTCTATCGGTACTTTGACCACTGGTTTCATTAATAGTTTTTGTTCAAAGTTTGCCAAAATAAGCAGGCGTTCGGTTTGCGTATAGCGAATGTAACTATACAGTCGCGTGTCGTTGTAGTCAAAACTTACACCTTTGTTAAACTCTTGTAGCGAGATAGTTGCGCCACTTCGAATAGCGGGACTGTGAGCCGTTACACCCAAAAGTTTTTGATAAAAAGTATGTAATTGTTTTTGTCGGATGCTCAAGTCTGCGCCATCAAAAAGCCCGTTGTTGAGTAGCTTTGTCCATTCGGGCATGGAGAAATAATCGAAAATTGTAGTGCGGCCATCGTCGCCACTAAAGCCGCTGTCGCCTTGCGCGGGTTCGCCCACTTCTTGGCCATTGTAAATCATTACGGGGCTTGTACTGAGGGTGGCGGTCAGTACCATGCCTGCTTGTGCGCGGAAAGGGTCGGCGGCAAACTGCTGCGAAGCGATGCGGTGTTCATCGTGGTTTTCCATGAACCGCAATAGTTTGTTGTTGTAGTCTTTAAATTTTGCCCAGCATTCCGTCAGGTCGTTGGCATTGCCATAGCCGCAAGTAAGCACGCGCACCATGTCGTAAAGCCCCACTTTATCGTACAAATAATCAAAGCCGCCGTGCTGCACATAGTCGTAATACAACGAGGGGTTATATACTTCTGCAATAAAAATAGTGTTCGGATACGGTGCTTTAATTTCGCTGATAAGCCATTGCCAAAAAGCAACGGGCACCATTTCGGCCATATCGCACCGAAAACCGTCCACACCCTTTCCGCACCAAAATAGCACGATGTCGCGCATTTTCAGCCAAGTATCAGGCATGGGCTCAAAGTGTTGTTCTTTATCGTTTTGATAATCAACACCGTAGTTAAGTTTTATGGTTTCATACCAGTCTTCTATGCTCGGAGTAGGCGAAAAACAATCGTTACCTGTGGCGCGTGCTGGCTGCTCTTTGTACGGTTTTTTGACCTGCAAATCGGGTGGTAAATACTGGCCTTTAGGAACTAAAAATTCACTTTTTCCTAAATAATAAAAATTGTTTCGGGCTGAAAAATTGAGGTTTTTGTCATCATTTTGTCCCAAATCTTGTATGCCTTCGGGCTTGCTGTCCGAATAGTATTGGCGGGCTACGTGGTTAGGTACAAAATCAATAATCACTTTCAGGTCTGCCGCGTGTGTGCGTGCCACCAACTGCTCGAACTCCTGCATTCGGTCAGGGACGGATACGGCCAAATCTGGCGCAACATCATAATAATCGATGATGGCATAAGGCGAACCCGCACGACCTTTCACGATTTGCGGACTATTTTTGGCAATGCCATGAGCCGAATAATCCGTAAGGGTTGCGTGTTCGATTACGCCCGTGTACCACACGTGCGAGACGTTCATTTCTTTAAGGTATTGCAAAGCCGTTTCCGTGATGTCTGCAAACTTGCCACAACCATTTTCTGCTATGCTGCCGTACCACTGATTGCGGGTGTTAGCGTTACCAAAAAGTCTAACAAGTAGTTGATATACAACAAGTTTGTTGTCTGAAATGTGTTCTATGAGTTGGGAAAATGGCATAGTTTTAGTAGAATAGATGAATTGTTGTAGAGAAAAGTAAATGTACTATTTTGTTTCAAAAAATACAAAAACAATGACTTTTCTATCCAAACGAATCGCTAACAGATTATTGTTATTTTTTCAAAAAAAAGAAACCTTGCTTGTGTTTCTGGTGGCGGATATGGCACAAATCTGCCTCATTTTCCGAAGTTTTGATACCTTTGCAAGGTTTAATCTTTCAATTTGTACAAACTAAATCTGCTCAAAAATGGAAAATACAGAACTTTTAGACGCGTTCCGACAACTGCGCAGCCAATGGGGAATTTGGGGAAGTACGGCTATTGTGGCGGCCAGTGTCGTACTGGTTTATGTGTTCTTTTATATGCTGTTCAGGCTGTTGCGTGCATGGATTTTGCGCGAAAATAAAGCCTTGTATCCTTTACTTATCAAATACGCGTATCGTCCGAGCCGTTCGGTGGCGGTGGTTATTGGCATCATGACGGCCTTGCCTTTGCTGGAGTTGCCGCCACGCTTTGAAAAAATAATCAATCATGGCATAGAACTGATTTTGATTACGGTGATAGCGCATTGGCTCATTCGCCTTATCACGGGCACTAAGTTTGTGATGCTCATGCGCTACGACAACGACCTGACAGACAATCTCAAAGCCCGCAAGGTTTATACGCAATTCCGAATTATCGAACGCATTTTGATTATTGCCATTATTATTTTGGCGGTTGGCGTTGGGCTAATGACCTTCGAGAAAATACGACAAGTTGGCGTGAGTTTATTGGCTTCGGCGGGTGTGATAGGTGTGATTATGGGTTTGGCCGCGCAGCGCAGTATCGGAATGATGTTTGCTGGTATCCAAATCGCTATTGCCCAACCGATTCGTATAGAAGATGTAGTCGTGGTAGAAGGCGAATGGGGGAATGTGGAAGAAATTACGCTAACTTACGTGTCCATACGTCTTTGGGACGAACGCCGTCTGATTGTGCCTATCAATTATTTTATCGAAAAACCGTTCCAAAACTGGACGCGTTCTTCTACCAACATCATGGGAACGGTAATGATTTATGCCGATTATACCATTCCTATCAGCGACTTACGCGAGGCATTTACGCGATTTTTGCGCGAAAGTTCGCTTTGGGACGGTCGCGTCGGGACGTTGGTGGTTACTGATGCCACTTCTGAAACCATCCAAATTCGTGCCTTGATGAGTTCGTCTAATGCCGATTATTTGTTTGAATTGCGCACGTTTATTCGCGAAAAACTCATTACTTATATTCGCGAAAATTACCCGAATGCCTTGCCGCGCCGCCGTGTAGAATCTTTTGTGCAACAAGTAAAAACGGCGGACGAACAGCCCGAAGAAGATCCGCAAAACAACTCGCACGAAGATAATCCGATGAATTTGCATTAAAATATTTAGTTTTGGGTATGAGCCAAAAAAATACGTTACCGTCATTTACGCCGATTTTGATTGTGGGGGCTGGGCCTGCTGGCGCAACGGCTTCGCTTACTTTGTCGCATTTGGGCATGGAGCATTTGATTATTGACAAAGCAACGTTCCCACGAGACAAAATCTGCGGTGATGGTCTCGACCTCAAAATTCCGCGTATTTTTAAGCACCTGAACCGCCCCGAATGGACAGAAGAACTGCTCAATACGCCCGATATTTTTTTGCCTGCGTGGGGTGTGCGAATGGTTGCGCCCAATGGCCGCGCCACCGACAATATTTACACACCTCCCGCCGACACTAAAGCTTATCCGCCATTCGTAACAGCCAAGCGGCAGGATTTTGATAATTTTTTGGTGAATAAAATTGCCTCGCCGTATGCCGACTTGCGCACGGACGCATCATTGGAAGCATTACGCCGCACGCCGCAGGGCTGGGAAGCGGATATTTTGTATCAAAATCAGTTGCAAACTGTTGCTTGCCAGTTGCTTATGGCAGCCGATGGCGACCATTCCACCATACTCAGGCACTTACAACAACGCAAGATAGACCGCGTACATTATGCCTCGTCGGTGCGTGTTTATTACAAAAATGTGGCTGGCCTGCATCCGCAAAATCTCATCGAATTTCATTTTCGGAAAGAATTGCCAATGGGTTATTTCTGGATTTTCCCGTTGCCCAATGGCTGCGCTAATGTGGGGCTGGGCATTCAGAGCCGCATTGCCGCCGAGCGTGATGTAAATCTTCGGGCGGTGTTGGATAAATTGCTGTATCATACGCCTGACATTAGCCCACGTTTTGAGCAAGCGCAAGCCCTCGAACCCGTGAAAGGCTGGGGTATTCCGTTGGCTTCGCGCCGCCGCAATTGTGTCGGAGACAATTATATGTTGTTGGGCGATGCGGCTTCGTTGGTCAATCCCCTGAACGGCGAAGGCATCGGAACGGCGATGTTGTCGGGCTACATCGCGGCGCACTATGCCCAAAAAGCCATACAACGCAACAATTTTACGGCTCAAACGCTTGCGGGCTACGAACAAGACATGAGCTTGCGCCTCCAAGACGAAGTAAAAGCCTATAACATGGCTTTACGCTTCGACCATAAACGCTGGTATTTCCCGACGCTGAACACGCTTTTTGCGTTAAATATACCAAACCGTTGGATGAAAAAATCTATGCACCAATGGCATAACACAGCCTTTGAACAAGAAATTAAACTTCGATTTTTGAATCAATAAAAAATATTAATACATTCATTTCCAGTATTTAATAAAAAGGATGAAAACACTTTTGTACATGGCTTTGCTCGCAAGCGTTGTGGCTTGTAGCCCTCCAAGTGGCGAAAACGATAATATGCGTTCGGTGGCTAAAGAAATGAAATCCCGCAAAATTAGGCGTGTTACGCAGGCGCAAATTTTGGAACAGGCGCAAATGCTCGGCGACCGCGTAGCCAAGCAAGCCAGTGATTTACTCGACAAAAACATGGCGGATACACTCGGCTCGTGTGTGTCTTTGAATAAAAACATTACCGATACGCTGTTGCCGAGTTTTAAATTTACGGAAATAAAACGCTTTGCATTGCGTGCGCATACGCTTACTCGCGCCACAGATGCCACCGAACAGCAACTTTTGGACGCGTATCGCTACAACGACCGCAACCATATCAGCATGAGCAGTAATTTGCAGGCCATCGGCGATACTACGATTTTGTATAACGCACCTATTATCTTGACAAACAGTTGTTTGCGTTGTCATGGCCAAGCGGGAAAAGACGTAACAGCATTGCAACAAAAATTCCCAAAAGATACGCTCACGGGCTACGCAGCAGGCCAAACCATTGGTATTTGGAGCATTAAGCTGCATAAACCTTCGGTCGTGCTTTCTGTCGAATAAGTAGCGTTACTAAAGATTAAAAGAAGAAACCTATAATGATTGAGAAATTAATAGAATTTGACCACCAACTTTTTTTGTTGCTCAACGGGGCACATACCGCGTGGCTGGACGCGCCGATGCAGCTTTTTAGTCATCGTTTGGCTTGGCTGGGTTTGTACGCATGGCTGATTTATTGGCTTTGGAAAAACGCGCTTAGTAAATCTGTATTTGCGTGGCAATTGGCAGGCATTGGGCTTACGCTACTATTGGCCGACCGCGTTTCTTCGGGTTTACTCAAGCCGTTTTTTGCGCGTCTGCGTCCGTGTCATAACCCCGAATTTGAAGGAATTATACATTTGTTGGAAGGTTGCGCAGGGCAGTTTGGTTTTGTCTCGTCGCACGCGGCCAACACGTTTGGGGCGGCTATGTTTTTTTGGCTTTTGTGGCACAAAAAATGGCCTTCGGTGCGTTGGTTGTTTGCGTGGGCGGCTTTGGTTTCGTATAGCCGCATTTATGTAGGCAAGCATTACCCTGCCGATGTGGTGGCGGGTGCGTGTGTAGGTTTGGCTTGCGGTTGGGCTGCTTATTGGGTTTATGAGCAACTCAAACAACGATATGCCATTTCTGTTTAAAAAATTTTAACTAATCAAATGATTGATTATCAATTTATTTGTAAAAAACATCGCAAACGTTTGCAGATTTTTTTAAAAAATATTTGACAATATTGAAATAAGTATGATATTTGTGCCGTGCAAACGTTAGCATTAGAACTAACCAGTACACAGCCTAAGACTTTGTTTTCTTTTTTTATAAATAAGAAAGTTTGCATAGTAGTTTTCATTATTTGTTTCATAGTGGTTTATTGTTGTAAGAAAGGCCAGATGCAAAGTTACATCTGGCTTTTTTATTGCCTTTTGAGTCGTAGTTTTGTGAGCGAGCTTAAATAACTGTTTAATTGCTGATAGCAAACAACATCATTCACTCCTAATATGATTTTTTTGACCACATATTTACTAAATGAAGGATTGACCACCGCCGATGTGTCACAAATTTGTGCTTGCTTCGAGTTGCGAACAATTCGTAAAGGTGAATTTTTTGTGAAAGAAAATCAAAAGGCGGACTACTTGGGTTTTGTGGAAACAGGCTTGTTGCAATACTTTGTACTACTGCCCGATGGCCAAGAAAAAACAACGTATATGGCTCTTTCGCATACGTTCATGGCATCATTGTTGGCTTTGCTGAGTGCTTCGCCTGCCGCCGAAAATATCAGAGCTGTAACGGACGCGACGGTTTGGGTGATTACCAAAACCAATTTGGAAAAATTACGTTTTGAAATTCAGGGATTTAATGCTTTTTATACGCATCTGCTCGAATGGCAAATTTGTTGTATAGAAAAAAGTAGACTTGATTTTCTGTTGCTGACAGCCGAGCAACGCTACGCGAAAATACTTGAACAAGAGCCGCATTTACTGCAACAAATTCCGCTGCAATATTTGGCTTCGATGTTGGGTGTTACGCCGCGCCATTTGAGCCGTATCCGCAAAAATATTCGCTGATACTACACTTTTGGACATTTGTCTAATATTTTCATCAAAGTAAGTCTGACTTTTGTATTGTTAATCAATCAAAAGAATATGACTTTTATGAAAAAAATAATTTTTATTGGATTTCTTTTTTGTACAAAAATATCTTTTGCACAGAGTACGCTTTCTGAGCAGGAAATCAGTTTTAATTTCTTTAGAAATCCGTCTGTTGGTCTGGAATATCGTTACAAAAAAGTATCGGTACATGCAGGCTATTATCTGACTAATTTTAAAGCCAATACTACTTGGGAATTTGTAAAAACAGGGCTTTCTTTTTGGTTTTTACCCATAGGAAAAAGAGAAAAACCGTCGTCTTTTTATGCACAAATGAGCTATCTACGTGGTCAGAATAGAGATTATAAAAATAAAAATGCTGTTTCTTTGGACTTGGGTTTCAGGCTAATGATATGGAATGGCTTACAAGCGCGTTTGGGTATAATTGGTTTGTATGCCAAAGATAAAAATCTCAAAATTAATCCAACGCCAAGTCTAAATTATTCTCTGTTTTTTTAGTACACAATCATTTATTGGCATAAGACAAACATATAAATACTAATCATAATGAAAATAATAATTGTTAATACCAATAAAACAATTGGTTATTTATTAATTTGTGCTAGTTTTTTGCTTTTTATTCCTTATATAATTTTGAGTATTATATTTGAATATCCAGTTATTTTAAGACAAGAAACTGGTATTATTCTGACTAAATTTTACCAAGGTAATACGAATTTAATATTGGTTTGGTGGGCTTTTGCTATGGTTGGTTTACCCATTTTGGAGGCCTGTATTTTGTTGGGGCAGCGTCTCGAAAAAGACTTTTACTTTATGCGTTGGGCTACGGTGCTGGGTATTGTGGGGTTGGTCGTGCAAATGCTGGGGCTTTTGCGCTGGGTGTTTGTAGTACCTCTATTGGCCAAAATGTATGTGAAGGGTGATGTTATAACTCAAAAAGCCTGTGTGGTGGCTTTTCAGGTGGTGCATCAGTATGGCGGGGTGGTTTTGGGTGAATATGTTGGCCAACTTTTTACAATTGCTTGGACGATTATGCTTTCTTCTGCGCTGCAACAGTCGCGCCTTGTACCTATGTGGTTGGCTTACTTTGGCTATGTAGCCTCAGGGATTTATTTATTAGCTCAAACTGAATTGGTGGCCACTGTTATCGAAAGTTTTTTGGTAATTGGCTGGGCGGGATTAGTGGGTAGTACCTTGTGGCTGCTGTGGTTGCTGCTGCTGGGTGTTTGGTTACTCAGAATAAAATAGAAAAAACCTTATAGGTTTTTTAAGCCTATAAGGTTTAAAATCAATATGTTATTGCAATTTGGCTAAAGCGGCTTTGA is a genomic window of Flexibacter flexilis DSM 6793 containing:
- a CDS encoding Crp/Fnr family transcriptional regulator, which encodes MIFLTTYLLNEGLTTADVSQICACFELRTIRKGEFFVKENQKADYLGFVETGLLQYFVLLPDGQEKTTYMALSHTFMASLLALLSASPAAENIRAVTDATVWVITKTNLEKLRFEIQGFNAFYTHLLEWQICCIEKSRLDFLLLTAEQRYAKILEQEPHLLQQIPLQYLASMLGVTPRHLSRIRKNIR
- a CDS encoding DUF4386 domain-containing protein; amino-acid sequence: MKIIIVNTNKTIGYLLICASFLLFIPYIILSIIFEYPVILRQETGIILTKFYQGNTNLILVWWAFAMVGLPILEACILLGQRLEKDFYFMRWATVLGIVGLVVQMLGLLRWVFVVPLLAKMYVKGDVITQKACVVAFQVVHQYGGVVLGEYVGQLFTIAWTIMLSSALQQSRLVPMWLAYFGYVASGIYLLAQTELVATVIESFLVIGWAGLVGSTLWLLWLLLLGVWLLRIK